A single genomic interval of Peromyscus leucopus breed LL Stock unplaced genomic scaffold, UCI_PerLeu_2.1 scaffold_1355, whole genome shotgun sequence harbors:
- the Btg1 gene encoding protein BTG1 — protein sequence MRGEISAAATFISKFLSTKGLRSEQQLQTFSQSLQELLEEHYKHHWFPEKPCKGSGYRCLRINHKMDPLIGQAAQQIGLSSQELFRLLPCELTLWVDPYEVSYRIGEDGSICVLYEAFPAGGTSQSGTKEQMGDSRVSCKEKTLLGRASPSQNYNMMTVLG from the coding sequence ATGAGAGGCGAGATCAGTGCTGCCGCTACATTCATCTCGAAGTTCCTCAGCACCAAGGGCCTCAGGAGCGAACAACAGCTGCAGACCTTCAGCCAGAGCCTGCAGGAGCTACTGGAAGAGCATTACAAACATCACTGGTTTCCAGAGAAGCCCTGCAAGGGATCGGGCTATAGGTGCCTTCGCATCAATCATAAGATGGATCCTCTGATTGGACAGGCAGCCCAGCAGATTGGATTGAGCAGTCAGGAGCTGTTCAGGCTTCTCCCATGTGAGCTTACACTCTGGGTGGATCCCTATGAAGTGTCCTACAGAATTGGGGAGGATGGCTCCATCTGTGTGCTGTATGAAGCCTTTCCAGCGGGAGGTACTTCTCAAAGTGGCACCAAAGAGCAAATGGGAGATAGCAGAGTCAGCTGCAAGGAGAAGACTCTATTGGGCAGAGCAAGCCCTTCTCAAAACTACAATATGATGACTGTGTTGGGTTAA